Proteins from a single region of Pseudomonadota bacterium:
- a CDS encoding alpha/beta fold hydrolase has product MWILLAILCILAAAAFYQFRPDLVYALAMLAERERARLRSARVHVAGHDLAYLRGGTGEPVLLLHGFGADRYHWPRMAVHLTRQYEVVAPDLPGFGESSCHAEASYALPAQVERLSTLLDALGLDAVHVVGNSMGGHLAAAFARAHPERVRSLGLLDAAGVDPQGTTEFHEALEGGTNLLLADSRQDFRRLTAMMFVKQPMVPGRVLDHLGDRATAQRAWYERVFKEYQESYEPLEHGPALPTVPALVLWGREDRVLPVEDAKVFGRLLPDAEVVILPETGHLPMLERPRQVAGYCRALFERASARQDQPSTSANT; this is encoded by the coding sequence GCCGCGGCGTTCTACCAGTTCCGTCCAGACTTAGTCTACGCACTGGCCATGTTGGCGGAGCGCGAACGCGCGCGCTTGCGCAGCGCGCGGGTGCACGTGGCCGGACACGACCTCGCCTACCTGCGCGGCGGCACCGGCGAACCAGTCCTGCTACTGCATGGCTTCGGCGCGGACCGCTACCACTGGCCACGCATGGCCGTGCACCTCACGCGCCAGTACGAGGTGGTGGCGCCCGACCTCCCGGGCTTCGGCGAGTCCAGCTGCCACGCCGAGGCCTCCTACGCCCTGCCGGCACAAGTAGAACGCCTGAGCACCCTGCTCGACGCCCTGGGGCTCGACGCGGTGCACGTGGTCGGCAACTCGATGGGCGGGCATCTGGCCGCGGCCTTCGCCCGCGCACACCCGGAGCGCGTTCGCTCTCTCGGGTTGCTCGATGCTGCTGGCGTAGACCCCCAGGGCACAACCGAGTTCCACGAGGCCTTGGAGGGTGGCACAAACCTACTGCTGGCCGACTCGCGACAGGACTTTCGCCGCCTCACGGCGATGATGTTCGTCAAGCAACCGATGGTGCCGGGCCGCGTACTAGACCACCTAGGCGACCGGGCCACGGCGCAGCGCGCCTGGTACGAGAGGGTGTTCAAAGAGTATCAGGAGAGCTACGAACCCTTGGAGCACGGCCCCGCCCTGCCCACGGTCCCAGCCCTAGTGCTCTGGGGGCGAGAAGACAGGGTCCTGCCCGTGGAAGACGCCAAGGTGTTTGGGCGCCTACTGCCAGATGCCGAAGTGGTCATTCTCCCGGAGACGGGCCATTTGCCTATGCTCGAGCGGCCACGGCAGGTGGCGGGCTACTGTCGCGCCCTGTTCGAGCGCGCCAGCGCGCGCCAGGATCAACCGTCGACGAGCGCCAACACGTAG
- the lptE gene encoding LPS assembly lipoprotein LptE yields MVFASQVRRAIAPRVQALVAACAFAFLLAGCSLFGGATEPVASYRLEGTGSGVSAFSGEPCCLLEVRTPLPAPGFATARMVYERNDYQNEAFAYAEWVDTLPTMLRASMIDSFDRLGRFEAVVGAPSPQLPDYRLESRGLMVIQRFDGERSEVEVALRARLVDADSRALLGARRFSIVVPAEPANSEGGVEAANEALDQLMEELASYVLALVDG; encoded by the coding sequence GTGGTGTTCGCGAGCCAAGTTCGTCGGGCGATCGCGCCTCGCGTTCAGGCGCTCGTAGCGGCGTGCGCATTCGCGTTTCTGCTCGCTGGTTGCAGCCTGTTCGGCGGGGCTACGGAGCCGGTCGCCAGCTACCGACTCGAGGGGACGGGGAGCGGCGTCAGCGCCTTTTCGGGCGAGCCCTGCTGCCTACTCGAGGTACGTACTCCCCTGCCTGCGCCTGGCTTTGCTACGGCGCGCATGGTCTACGAACGTAACGACTACCAAAACGAGGCCTTCGCCTACGCAGAATGGGTGGACACGCTGCCCACGATGTTGCGGGCGAGCATGATAGATAGCTTCGACCGTCTCGGCCGCTTCGAGGCGGTAGTAGGGGCGCCCTCGCCGCAGCTGCCGGATTATCGCCTAGAGAGTCGAGGTCTGATGGTCATCCAGCGTTTCGACGGGGAACGTAGCGAGGTGGAAGTGGCTCTGCGCGCGCGACTGGTTGACGCTGACTCCCGCGCGCTTCTGGGCGCCCGACGCTTCTCAATCGTGGTGCCCGCGGAGCCCGCCAACTCCGAGGGAGGCGTAGAGGCCGCCAACGAGGCGCTCGATCAGCTTATGGAAGAGTTAGCTAGCTACGTGTTGGCGCTCGTCGACGGTTGA
- a CDS encoding MlaD family protein: MTPKTSYVLVGLFVLMLGAALIATILWLTTGGPPKDYREYFVYMTESVSGLAVDSPVKYKGVDRGRVRRIELDPDNPELVRLTLLVLEGTPVNVDTVAVLEQQGITGIAAINLSGGSMVSPPLEPGPNGEPAVIKSRPSLFTRLDQAASELIQSINETSQRVQDLLNLENRDAVQDLLANLVEVSRNLNQRLDDVEGLVDNVDGLTTELRTAVTGAPALLETATQSAAAFGDAARTYEALAGDLRETIDGISENLVGSSRELEHFATTALPEAESLMYELRYASEALRRASESVERDPSALLFGLPAPPPGPGEKGGSY; the protein is encoded by the coding sequence ATGACGCCCAAAACCAGCTACGTCCTCGTCGGCCTGTTCGTGCTGATGCTCGGCGCAGCCTTGATTGCTACGATTCTTTGGCTGACCACGGGCGGTCCGCCGAAGGACTACCGGGAGTACTTCGTGTACATGACCGAGTCGGTATCAGGCCTCGCGGTCGATTCCCCCGTAAAGTACAAGGGCGTGGATCGCGGACGTGTGCGCCGCATTGAACTCGATCCGGACAACCCCGAGCTTGTGCGGCTGACCCTATTGGTTCTGGAAGGTACGCCGGTGAACGTGGACACGGTCGCGGTGCTCGAGCAGCAGGGCATCACCGGCATTGCAGCCATCAACTTAAGCGGGGGCAGCATGGTGTCTCCGCCGCTGGAGCCAGGCCCGAATGGGGAGCCTGCGGTCATCAAGAGCCGCCCGTCCCTGTTCACCCGCCTCGACCAGGCGGCGTCCGAGCTCATCCAGAGCATCAACGAGACGAGCCAGCGCGTGCAGGATCTGCTGAACCTCGAGAATCGCGACGCCGTGCAGGATCTGCTGGCGAATCTGGTGGAGGTCTCGCGCAACCTGAACCAGCGCTTGGACGATGTGGAAGGCCTCGTAGACAACGTCGATGGACTCACGACGGAGTTGAGGACGGCTGTCACGGGGGCGCCCGCACTGCTGGAAACGGCCACCCAGAGTGCCGCTGCCTTCGGCGATGCGGCGCGCACCTACGAAGCGCTTGCAGGCGACCTGCGCGAGACCATCGACGGCATCAGCGAAAACTTGGTGGGCAGCTCTCGCGAGCTAGAGCATTTCGCCACCACCGCGTTGCCAGAGGCCGAGTCGCTCATGTACGAGCTGCGCTACGCCTCAGAGGCTCTGCGTCGGGCCAGCGAGTCAGTGGAGCGCGATCCCAGCGCGTTGTTGTTCGGTCTGCCTGCACCGCCGCCGGGGCCTGGGGAGAAGGGAGGAAGCTACTAG
- a CDS encoding ATP-binding cassette domain-containing protein gives MSDRIHIEGEREVVVRIRRLATQFGDRVVHKDINLDIYRGDVTAVVGGSGSGKSTLMREMVMLQEPSAGSVQVLGQEVAGIGDMQALPLRRRLGVMFQYGALFGDQTVLENVGVPLREHTSLSDELIDEVAMMKLGMVGLDPAVAPLYPSQISGGMRKRAAMARAIALDPEMIFLDEPSSGLDPVSADALDSLILRLQSLLGLTVVSITHDMDSLWRIADRVVLLGKQRILAVGSMEELRDSDDPDVQEFFAGPRGRFSASAHVKEQSA, from the coding sequence TTGAGCGACCGCATTCACATCGAGGGTGAACGCGAGGTGGTGGTCCGCATCCGTCGTCTCGCCACCCAGTTCGGCGATCGCGTCGTGCATAAGGACATCAACCTCGACATCTATCGCGGTGATGTGACGGCAGTGGTGGGTGGCTCGGGCAGCGGCAAGTCCACCCTGATGCGTGAGATGGTGATGTTGCAGGAGCCGTCGGCGGGTTCGGTCCAGGTGCTCGGGCAGGAGGTGGCCGGCATCGGTGATATGCAGGCATTACCCCTGCGCCGCCGCCTCGGTGTGATGTTCCAGTACGGCGCCCTATTCGGTGATCAGACGGTGCTGGAGAACGTCGGTGTTCCCCTGCGCGAGCACACTTCGCTCAGCGATGAGCTGATCGACGAGGTGGCCATGATGAAGCTCGGCATGGTGGGTCTAGACCCGGCCGTGGCGCCGCTCTACCCCTCACAGATTTCCGGCGGGATGCGCAAGCGCGCCGCCATGGCACGCGCCATCGCCCTCGACCCCGAGATGATCTTCCTAGACGAGCCCAGCTCAGGGCTCGATCCGGTCAGTGCCGATGCGCTCGATAGCCTGATTCTGCGCTTGCAGAGCTTGCTCGGCCTGACCGTTGTGTCCATCACCCACGATATGGACTCTCTGTGGCGTATCGCCGATCGGGTGGTATTGCTCGGCAAGCAACGCATCCTCGCGGTGGGTAGCATGGAGGAGCTGCGCGATAGCGACGACCCGGACGTGCAGGAATTTTTTGCAGGTCCGCGGGGCCGCTTCAGCGCCAGCGCGCACGTGAAGGAGCAGTCGGCATGA